A stretch of DNA from Cellulomonas fengjieae:
CAGGTGGCCGGCGCGTTCCACACCGAGCACATGGCGCCGGCGGTGGCCGAGCTGCGTAGCGCGGCCGATGCCGTGACGCCGGGCGAGCCGATGATCACCCTGCTCACCAACTCCGACGGCAGCGTCGCACCGTCGGGCGCCCGGGCGCTCGAGCTGATCGTCGCCCAGGTGGCCAACCCGGTGCGCTGGGACCTGTGCCAGTCGACGCTGCAGCGACTGGGTGTCACCGGCCTGCTCGAGGTGGCGCCGGGAGGCGTGCTCACGGGTCTGGCGCGGCGTACGCTGCCCGGGGTCGAGACGGTCGCCGTCAAGACTCCCGCCGACCTCGACGCCGCGCGTGACCTGGTGCGTCGGCACACCGGAGCCCCCGAGAGCAGCCTGGAGAACCCGTCGTGACCCGTCCCACCCTCACGCAGGCCACCGGCCCCGCCCACACCCGCATCCTGGGCATCGGCGGCGTCCGCGGCGAGCGGGTCGTCCCCAACGACGAGCTGGTCGCCGCGATCGACTCCTCCGACGAGTGGATCCGCCAGCGCACCGGCATCGTGACGCGCCGCCGTGCCGAGGCCGGCACCGACGTGCTGGACCTCGCCGAAGGCGCCGCCCGGGCCGCCCTGGAGAACGCGGGCCTGACCGGCGCCGACATCGACGTGGTGATCCTGTCGACCGTCACGTACTTCCACCAGACGCCCGCGGGCGCCGCCATCGTCGCCGAGCGCATCGGCGCCATCCCCGCCGCGGCGTACGACATCTCGGCCGCCTGCGCCGGCTACTGCTACGGCATCGGCCAGGCCGACGCGCTCGTCCGTGCCGGCTCCGCCCGCAACGTGCTGGTCATCGGCGCCGAGAAGATGAGCGAGTTCGTCGACCCGACCGACCGCTCCATCTCCTTCCTGCTCGGCGACGGCGCCGGCGCGGTCGTCGTCGGCCCCTCCGACACGCCCGGCATCGGCCCGACGATCTGGGGATCCGACGGCAGCCAGGCGCAGGCCATCCGGCAGACCCACTCGTGGCTGGCCACCCGCGACGAGGGGCTCGGCTGGCCGACGCTGCGCCAGGAGGGTCCGAGCGTCTACAAGTGGGCCGTCTGGCAGATGGCGCCGGTCGCGCAGAAGGCGATGGACGCGGCGGGAGTCACCGCCGACCAGATCGAGGCGTTCATCCCCCACCAGGCGAACATGCGGATCATCGACCAGATGGTCAAGACCCTGAAGCTGCCCGACACGGTCGTCGTCGGACGGGACATCGTGGACACGGGCAACACGTCCGCGGCCTCGATCCCGCTGGCGACCGAGCGGCTGCTGCGGGAGGGCCAGGTGCCCAGCGGCGCGGTCGCCCTGCAGATCGGCTTCGGCGCGGGCCTCGTCTACGCGGCGCAGGTCGTCGTCCTGCCCTGACGGCCTGCGCACGACGCCGGTTGTACGGTTCGTCCCACCCCCAGCACCATCCACCAGAACGACACGACACGAGGAGACACCGATGGCGTACAGCGAGCAGGAGATCCTGGCCGGCCTGGCCGAGATCGTCAGCGAGGAGACCGGTCTGCCCACGGACTCCGTCCTGCCCGAGAAGTCCTTCACCGACGACCTCGACATCGACTCGCTGTCGATGATGACGATCGTCACGCTCGCCGAGGAGAAGTTCGACGTCCGCATCCCCGACGACGAGGTCAAGAACCTCGCCACCGTCGGCGACGCCGTCTCGTTCATCACGGGCGCGCAGGCCTGAACCTGCCGAACCCGGGTCGGTCCCGGGCAGTGAACGCCCGGGACCGACCTCTCTCGCACCACCTCTCGACCGCCGACCTGGAGCACCGATGAGCCACGTACCCGACGTCGTCGTCACCGGACTGGGGGCCACGACGCCCCTCGGCGGCGACGTGCCCAGCACCTGGGCAGCAGCACTCGCGGGCGAGTCCGGCGCACGGCCGTTCGACAACGACTGGGTCGAGACCTACGGGCTGCCCGTCACCTTCGCGGCGACCATCAAGGTCCGGCCCGAGGACGTGCTGCCCCGTCCCGAGATGAAGAAGATGGACCCCTCCGCGCAGTACGCGGTCATCGCGGCGCGGGAGGCGTGGGCCGACGCCGGCGCCCCCGAGGTCGACGGCGACCGGCTCGGTGCCGTCGTCTCCTCGGGCATCGGTGGCATCTGGACCACGCTCGACGCCTGGGACACGCTCAAGGAGAAGGGCGCCCGCCGCATCCTGCCGATGACGGTGCCCATGCTCATGCCCAACTCCCCCACCGCCTACGTCTCGCTCGAGCTCGGCGCGCGCGCCGGTGCGCACGCCCTGGTCTCGGCCTGCGCGTCGGGCGCCGAGGCCATCGGGTACGCCGTCGAGATGATCCGGACCGGCCGCGCCGACGTCGTCGTCGCCGGCGGCACGGAGGCCTCGATCCACCCCATGCCGGTGGCGGCGTTCGCCGCGTCGCGCACCCTCTCGCTGCGCAACGACGACCCGCAGGGCGCCTCGCGCCCGTACGACGTCGACCGCGACGGGTTCGTCCTCGGTGAGGGCGCCGGCGTGGTGGTGCTGGAGAGCGCCGAGCACGCGGCCGCCCGTGGCGCCCGCGTCTACGCCCGCATCGCGGGGGTCGGCCTGTCGGCCGACGGGTACCACATCACCTCACCGGAGCCCACGGGCGACGGGCAGGTCCGCGCGATGCGCGCCGCCCTGGAGCAGTCGGGGATCGACCGGCTCGACGTGGTGCACGTCAACGCCCACGCCACGTCGACGGTCGTCGGTGACCTCATCGAGGCGCGGTCGATCCGTGGGCTGCTCGGCGACGAGGCGGACCACGTGGCCCTCTCCGCCACGAAGTCCATGACCGGGCACCTGCTCGGTGGCGCGGGTGCGCTGGAGACGATCTTCACTGTGCTCGCGCTGCACGACCGTCAGGCGCCGCCCACGATCAACGTCGACAACCCGGACCCTGAGCTGCCGCTGGACCTCGTCCGCGACAAGCCCCGCGCGCTGCGCGACGGAGACGTCGCCGCGGTGAACAACTCGTTCGGCTTCGGTGGCCACAACGTGGCCCTGGTCGTCGCCTCCGTCTGAGGTCCGACGCGACCGTGCCCTGACCGACGCCCACGGCTGCCGTGGCACAGGTCAGGGCACGGTCGTCCTCAGCCCACGCGGTGCAGCCACCGGACCGGCGCGCCCGCGCCCGCGTACCGGAAGGGCTCGAGCTCGTCGTCCCACGCCTGCCCGAGCGCCAGGTCGAGCTCGGTGCGCAGGCGCAGCGGGTCGGCGGCGTGCTCGAGGGCGGCGCGGATGCGGTCCTCGGGGACGACGATGTTGCCGTGCACGTCGGTCGCGGCGTGGAAGATCCCGAGCTCGGGCGTGTGGCTCCAGCGGGAGCCGTCGACGCCGTGGCTCGCCTCTTCGGTGATCTCGTAGCGCAGATGCGCCCAGCCGCGCAGCGCGGAAGCAAGTCGGGCGCCGGTCCCCTGCGGGCCCTGCCAGGAGTGCTCAGCGCGGTAGAAGCCCGGTCCGGCCGGCTGCGCCGTCCAGTCGAACGTCGCGCGTGTGCCCAGCACGTTGCCTGCCGCCCACTCCACGTGGGGGCACAGCGCGCGGGGTGCAGAGTGCACGAAAAGTACACCGCGGGTGATCGCACCTGCCATGTCGTCCTCCTGAACGGGCTCGAGGTTCGCCTTCCCCAACGACCTCAGTCACGTTCACAGGACTCACGGATGATGTGCAGACAGCACGCGCGGCGTGCTGGGGACAGCATGCCGGACGGATCCGCAGGGCGCCAGCCCTTGGGCAGGAACGGCTACAGCGTGTCGCGGATCGCGCGCATCGCCTTCTTGCGCACCGACCGCTCGAGGCGGTCGAGGTACAACATCCCGTCCAGGTGGTCGACCTCGTGCTGCAGGCACCGCGCCATGAGCTCGACGCCCTCGACGACGACCTCCTTGCCGTCCAGGTCGGTGCCGACGACGCGTGCGTACCAGGACCGGTGCGTGGGGAACCAGAGGCCGGGGACCGACAGGCAGCCCTCGTCACCGTCCTGGTACTCGTCCTCGGACAGCTCGACGATCACGGGGTTCAGCACGTAGCCGACCTCGTCGTCGATGTTCCAGGAGAACGCCCGCAGGCTGACGCCGATCTGGTTCGCAGCCAGGCCCGCGCGGCCGTCCGTGTCCACGGTCTCGAGCAGGTCCTCGACGAGGCCGCGCACGCGGTCGTCGATGGTCGTGATCGGGTCGCAGGGGGTGCGCAGGACGGGGTCCCCGACAGTCCGGATCTCTCGCATCGCCATGCGCAGATCCTCGCACGGCGCGCGGTTCGAGGAGGCGCACACGACGCCCGCGAGGCCCCGGAGGCCGGTGAGTGTGAGCAGCGTGACATCCCGTGGCCGTCCCGCGCGCCGGACCGCGACGGTCGCCGGTCCCCGTCTTTCCGGCAGGGCCAGCTATCACCGTCGCCGGCACGTTCGTGCGGACGCAGGAATGCAGAAAACCCCCGAGCTCATCGAGCTCGGGGGCTTTCTTGACGTTCAGCGAGAATTCACTCGCCGCGCTGCGTGGGAACACCCGTGAGGAGCGAACGCACCTCGGCCTCGTGGAAACGGCGGTGGCCGCCGAGCGTACGGACGGCCGACAGCTTGCCGGCCTGGGCCCAGCGGGTGACCGTCTTCGGGTCGACGCGGAACAGCACCGCGACCTCGCCGGGAGTAAGCAGTGCGCCCTGCGAGAGGGGGGCGTCGGTGGTCGTGGCCATGGTGGTTCTCCTGTCGTTCGGTAGCTCGGCTGGCCCTGTGGGCCCCGTGGCTTTGCGTCCCCGCCTTGCGGCGGGTTTGCCGTTGTCGCTGACAACAGGAACTATGCCCGAATCTGGACGCTTGTGCAACAACCTCCGCGCACGATTCGCGGGGCAAACGGGTGATTTAGATGCGGCCATATCGGGCGCGAACGAACGAGTAGGCACCGAACGCCACGAACCCCGCCGCGACGATCACCAGGAGCAGCACGCCAGCGGGCTGGTCGCGCAGGGTGTGCAGGGCGCCGTCGAGTCCCGTGGAGCTCGACGGGTCCGACGTCACCGCCGCCTGGACGAAGAGCGCGCCGACGATGCCGAGCGCCACGCCCTTGGCCACGTACCCGAGCACGCCGAGCCGCAGCACGACGGAGCCGGCCGTGCCCGAGGGCAGCCGGTTCAGGTCCTGCAGGAACTTCTTCTTCCAGCCCTTGTAGACGTGGTAGACGCCGACGGCGATGATCCCGAGCCCGACGGCTGCCACGAGGACCCGCCCGCCAGGAGCGCTCATGAGCGTGGCGGTCAGGTCCGCGGTCTGGGTGGACGCGGCGGACCCGCCGCCACGCGCGAAGCTGAGCGCCGCGAACGCGAGGGCGATGTAGACGACCGCGCGCCCCGCCGACTTGGCGCGGTCCCCGGTCTCGCGGGAGTGGAACGCCCGCGCCACCTGCCAGGCACCGAGCGCGACGAACGCCACGACCGAGAACCACAGGATGGCGGCACCGAAGGGGGTGGCGGCGATGGCGCTGAGCGCCCCGGACTGGTCCGCCTGCTCGCCGCCGCTGCCGAACGCAACCCGCAGGGCCAGCACACCGATCAGCACATGGAGCACTCCGCTGACTGCGTATCCCGCCCGTGCCGCCAGCTCCCAGGACCTCTGCGCATTGACCGTGCTACTTGTCGTCACGGTGACATCTCCTCCGTCTCGGGCCCCCCGTGGCGCCGATGGTGGCAGCACTGGGATGGGACGGCGACCCGAGAGCTCCGACATCGTGGGGCAGGTGGGGCTTGAACCCACGACCGACGGATTATGAGTCCGCTGCTCTGACCGGCTGAGCTACTGCCCCGAAGCAGCCTCACCCTACCGAGGGGCGTGCGCGTGCGTCCGTCACGCGCGCCGCGGGTACCGTGATGCGGTGCCCCTGTTCCGTCGTCGTCTCCCCGCTGCCGTCCGCGCCCGTCTGGACCTGCGGCCGGGCGACACCGTGCTGGTGAGCACCGAGCTGTCCGACGGCCGGTGGGCCGTGGCCTCCCGTCGCGCGCTGCACCTCGTCCCTCCCGACGGCCCGGCCGCACGGCACCCCTGGTCGGACGTCGACCACGGCTCGCTGGACCCGGAGACCCGCACGATGACCCTGCGCTGGGTCTGGGGCGACTCCGAGCGGCTGACCTTCTCGGAGGCGCCGGGGTCGTTCGCGTTCTCCCAGACGTTCCGCGAACGCGTGCAGCAGTCGGTCGTCCACGCCGCGGCGGTCTCGCTGCCCGGTGGGAAGCGGGCCCGGGTGGTGCTGCGCCGCGACGAGGACGGAAAGCTGTTCACCCAGGTTCTGGGCGATGCGGCCATCGACCTGACCGATGCCGCCGTCGCGGCTGCGGTCGACGCGGCCGAGGACGAGGTCCGCGACGCCGTCGGGCTGCCCCGCTGACCGGTCCTGGGCACCCCTGACCGGCTGCTAGAGTTCTTCCCGCACGATCCCTCGTAGCTCAATTGGCAGAGCATCCGACTGTTAATCGGACGGTTACTGGTTCGAGTCCAGTCGAGGGAGCAACGAAAGGGCCGCTGACCTGGGGTTTTAAACCCTGGCAGCGGCCGTTCGTCTTTCCCCCTTGGGCGTGCGATCGACGTCGACTCGACAAGTATTCGGAGGCGAGCCCCCAGAGCCGGGTGCCTCCGTACCCCCGCATCGACCCGCTTCGCACTCCTCGGAGCGAACTGATCGAGGATCGCCCGCCGGTCCGAGCAACCGTCGAATGTCGCAGCCATCCCCGCGCGTCTGGGCAGGGCGCTTTCGGTTGTGCTGGCGGCCCCGCTCTCGCCGGGTTGGTGGGGCTTGGCGCTACTCCTGCTGGCTGGTCACCGGTGCTTGCCGCGCTGATCGCCGCAGGAACCCCCGCGCTCTCGGGCTAGCCCCCGCACGAATCATGGTCTCAGCGTCGAAGCCGGGCCATGAACGGTAGCTATCGCAAGTCTGGTAGCCGGCTGGCACAGCGCTCGCGCCGTCGGGGACAACGCCGAACAGATACCAGGAGAGACCGTGAGCGTTCAGAAGGTGGAGCTGGCCTGTTCGAGGTAGCGGGCGACAAGGCCGAGTTCTTCTTCGGTGAACTCGGCGTTGGTCCGGTCGAGCGTGTCGGTGTACTGGCCGTAGCGGTTGATGATCGGCGCGATCTTCTCGGGGATCAGTTCGATGTTGATGCGGCGTCGGTCCTGTGGGTCATGCGCGCGCCGCAGGTAACCGGCTGCCTCGAGTCGGTCGAGGACGCGCGTGATGGTGCTCGTGGGTAGGCCCGTCGTCTGACTGAGCTGCTTGGGTGTGCGTACGTCGTCGCGCAGGACGAGCAGGTGCAGCGTCTGGAGGTCGGTGACGAGCAGGTCGAACTCGCGCGCGATGCGCTCGTTACCGAGCACCGCGTTGACCAACGCGCCCCGGAGCGCCCGCTGAATTCGCGCGCCGTTCGGACTGGACACCTCACACCTCCATGGATATTCTTCCCGATACGGGACTATCCCAGATGGGGATTGAGTCATGGTGGGATGTTCCCGTCTTCGAAATCGTAGCGGGAGGAGCCCTCCGGTCTCGGTGTCGCTGTGGTGGGCGCATCGAAGGGCCAGTCCGCAACCTCCGCCTGCGCCGCCCGTCCGGCGTCCCCGTCGGAGTCCGCATCGGCGGCGGAGCGCATTGCATC
This window harbors:
- the def gene encoding peptide deformylase; the protein is MAMREIRTVGDPVLRTPCDPITTIDDRVRGLVEDLLETVDTDGRAGLAANQIGVSLRAFSWNIDDEVGYVLNPVIVELSEDEYQDGDEGCLSVPGLWFPTHRSWYARVVGTDLDGKEVVVEGVELMARCLQHEVDHLDGMLYLDRLERSVRKKAMRAIRDTL
- a CDS encoding AbrB/MazE/SpoVT family DNA-binding domain-containing protein, with product MPLFRRRLPAAVRARLDLRPGDTVLVSTELSDGRWAVASRRALHLVPPDGPAARHPWSDVDHGSLDPETRTMTLRWVWGDSERLTFSEAPGSFAFSQTFRERVQQSVVHAAAVSLPGGKRARVVLRRDEDGKLFTQVLGDAAIDLTDAAVAAAVDAAEDEVRDAVGLPR
- a CDS encoding MarR family winged helix-turn-helix transcriptional regulator encodes the protein MSSPNGARIQRALRGALVNAVLGNERIAREFDLLVTDLQTLHLLVLRDDVRTPKQLSQTTGLPTSTITRVLDRLEAAGYLRRAHDPQDRRRINIELIPEKIAPIINRYGQYTDTLDRTNAEFTEEELGLVARYLEQASSTF
- a CDS encoding beta-ketoacyl-ACP synthase III — its product is MTRPTLTQATGPAHTRILGIGGVRGERVVPNDELVAAIDSSDEWIRQRTGIVTRRRAEAGTDVLDLAEGAARAALENAGLTGADIDVVILSTVTYFHQTPAGAAIVAERIGAIPAAAYDISAACAGYCYGIGQADALVRAGSARNVLVIGAEKMSEFVDPTDRSISFLLGDGAGAVVVGPSDTPGIGPTIWGSDGSQAQAIRQTHSWLATRDEGLGWPTLRQEGPSVYKWAVWQMAPVAQKAMDAAGVTADQIEAFIPHQANMRIIDQMVKTLKLPDTVVVGRDIVDTGNTSAASIPLATERLLREGQVPSGAVALQIGFGAGLVYAAQVVVLP
- the fabF gene encoding beta-ketoacyl-ACP synthase II, with the protein product MSHVPDVVVTGLGATTPLGGDVPSTWAAALAGESGARPFDNDWVETYGLPVTFAATIKVRPEDVLPRPEMKKMDPSAQYAVIAAREAWADAGAPEVDGDRLGAVVSSGIGGIWTTLDAWDTLKEKGARRILPMTVPMLMPNSPTAYVSLELGARAGAHALVSACASGAEAIGYAVEMIRTGRADVVVAGGTEASIHPMPVAAFAASRTLSLRNDDPQGASRPYDVDRDGFVLGEGAGVVVLESAEHAAARGARVYARIAGVGLSADGYHITSPEPTGDGQVRAMRAALEQSGIDRLDVVHVNAHATSTVVGDLIEARSIRGLLGDEADHVALSATKSMTGHLLGGAGALETIFTVLALHDRQAPPTINVDNPDPELPLDLVRDKPRALRDGDVAAVNNSFGFGGHNVALVVASV
- a CDS encoding acyl carrier protein gives rise to the protein MAYSEQEILAGLAEIVSEETGLPTDSVLPEKSFTDDLDIDSLSMMTIVTLAEEKFDVRIPDDEVKNLATVGDAVSFITGAQA
- a CDS encoding DUF3145 domain-containing protein → MAGAITRGVLFVHSAPRALCPHVEWAAGNVLGTRATFDWTAQPAGPGFYRAEHSWQGPQGTGARLASALRGWAHLRYEITEEASHGVDGSRWSHTPELGIFHAATDVHGNIVVPEDRIRAALEHAADPLRLRTELDLALGQAWDDELEPFRYAGAGAPVRWLHRVG
- a CDS encoding BldC family transcriptional regulator, with protein sequence MATTTDAPLSQGALLTPGEVAVLFRVDPKTVTRWAQAGKLSAVRTLGGHRRFHEAEVRSLLTGVPTQRGE
- a CDS encoding DUF1206 domain-containing protein; amino-acid sequence: MTTSSTVNAQRSWELAARAGYAVSGVLHVLIGVLALRVAFGSGGEQADQSGALSAIAATPFGAAILWFSVVAFVALGAWQVARAFHSRETGDRAKSAGRAVVYIALAFAALSFARGGGSAASTQTADLTATLMSAPGGRVLVAAVGLGIIAVGVYHVYKGWKKKFLQDLNRLPSGTAGSVVLRLGVLGYVAKGVALGIVGALFVQAAVTSDPSSSTGLDGALHTLRDQPAGVLLLVIVAAGFVAFGAYSFVRARYGRI